Within Mucilaginibacter inviolabilis, the genomic segment GCGCCTGTAAAAAAGATGGTGGTTATCACAATGCCGCAGGAAACAGTACAAAATTCTCGGGTAATACCTACGAGTATTTGAAAAGTAAACCAGGTGTATATGATTCATTGCTGGCTGTGATAGACAGAATGGGCTTAAAACAAACGCTGGCGGATAGCAATGTTACCCTTTTTGCAGTTACCAATCCTAGTTTTCAGTTAGCCATTAATAATTTGAACACCCTAAGACGACAAGGAGATAAAGATCCGTTGTTTTTGGCAAACATTGATGGCGTACAACTAGATACTATGGTTTCATACTATATTATCAGAGGTAAACGTACCACAGACTCCCTGCTTCTGCAAGACGGCCTTGATCTTTATAGCGTACGTTTTGGATACCCAATGCATGGTAAGGTTTCCAAAATAGCTGCATCTGGCCTAACAGGTGGAGGTCCTGATGTTATTGAATACAGTAATACCAAACGGAGTAAGTTCATCAGAAACTGGTCTTCCACTACAACTGGTTCTAATAATATCAGTACCAAAAATGGTATTGTCCATGTAATAAGCCCCGACCACATCTTTGGTTTTGATGAATTTGTATCGCGATTAACATTTGTTCCGCCACCGCCCAATCTGATGACTTTGATAGGAGGTAAGCTTACCGTTTTAAGAGATAACGACGGAGGTCCCGATAATGGTGAAGGCTCTAAAAAAGTAATTGATGGCGATGATCATACCAAGTTTCTGGCTAATCTTCAGGGGCGTTTGTGGATGCAGTTTGAGTTAAATGAACCTGCAGTATCAGGAGTTTACACACTTACGTCGGCTAACGATGCTCCGGAACGTGACCCCAAAGCATGGACCTATGAAGGTTCAAATGATGGTAAAGCGTGGACCGAACTCGACCGCAGGAGCAACTTCTTTTTCGAGGAACGATACCAGACAAAGGTTTTCAGATGC encodes:
- a CDS encoding discoidin domain-containing protein; translated protein: MKRLIKYMLFVVLLQSACKKDGGYHNAAGNSTKFSGNTYEYLKSKPGVYDSLLAVIDRMGLKQTLADSNVTLFAVTNPSFQLAINNLNTLRRQGDKDPLFLANIDGVQLDTMVSYYIIRGKRTTDSLLLQDGLDLYSVRFGYPMHGKVSKIAASGLTGGGPDVIEYSNTKRSKFIRNWSSTTTGSNNISTKNGIVHVISPDHIFGFDEFVSRLTFVPPPPNLMTLIGGKLTVLRDNDGGPDNGEGSKKVIDGDDHTKFLANLQGRLWMQFELNEPAVSGVYTLTSANDAPERDPKAWTYEGSNDGKAWTELDRRSNFFFEERYQTKVFRCPNTTAYKFYRVDITELRDGGLFQLAEWTINKVK